In Gossypium arboreum isolate Shixiya-1 chromosome 5, ASM2569848v2, whole genome shotgun sequence, a single genomic region encodes these proteins:
- the LOC108464913 gene encoding receptor-like protein 35, with amino-acid sequence MLYLILCFLLGFFNSSLLSLSLSLPPTHLCRPEHSSALLKFKRSLSLSYSICLQELQIPSFHETESSDEGTDCCKWKGVVCDNKKGNVVGLDLSSSGLIGSLQSDSSLFSLQNLRWLNLAGNDFGNTEIPSEFETRFSKGLPGSIGNLKHLKTLSLFHCVFTGFIPSALGNLTKLTFLDISGNMFQGQIPDVFGNLNDLSSMDFSFINFSGVFPLSAFNLTNLTYMKFFGNFLHDTLPNNISGLSYLRELYLNANLLTDRVPGLFFRLPSLEHLDLSSNKLYGPIDTIQEPNLLRFVYLS; translated from the exons ATGTTATATTTAATCCTATGCTTCCTTTTGGGCTTCTTCAACTCTTCATTGCTATCCCTTTCTTTGTCTCTTCCTCCAACACATTTATGTCGTCCCGAACACAGTTCTGCATTGTTGAAATTCAAGAGAAGCCTTTCCCTTTCCTATAGTATTTGCCTACAAGAACTTCAAATTCCTTCTTTTCATGAGACGGAATCTTCGGATGAAGGTACTGACTGTTGCAAATGGAAGGGTGTGGTGTGTGATAACAAGAAAGGCAATGTGGTCGGCCTTGATCTCAGTAGTAGTGGACTAATTGGTTCTCTCCAATCAGACAGTTCCCTCTTCTCACTTCAAAACCTTCGATGGCTCAACCTTGCCGGAAATGATTTCGGCAACACTGAAATCCCATCTGAATTTG AGACAAGGTTTTCAAAAGGGTTACCCGGCTCAATTGGTAACCTTAAACACTTGAAAACACTCAGCCTTTTTCATTGTGTTTTTACGGGGTTCATCCCTTCAGCACTTGGAAACCTCACAAAACTCACCTTCTTGGATATCTCAGGCAACATGTTTCAAGGGCAAATTCCAGATGTTTTTGGGAACTTAAATGATCTAAGTTCCATGGATTTTTCCTTTATCAATTTCAGCGGTGTCTTCCCATTATCAGCATTTAACCTCACCAACCTTACTTACATGAAATTCTTTGGGAATTTCCTTCACGATACTCTTCCCAACAACATAAGTGGACTTTCGTATCTACGAGAACTCTACTTAAATGCAAACTTGCTTACTGATAGAGTGCCAGGTCTGTTCTTTCGTCTACCATCTTTGGAGCATCTAGACCTCAGCTCTAACAAACTTTATGGTCCCATTGACACAATCCAAGAGCCCAATCTACTCCGATTTGTTTATTTATCATAG
- the LOC108464912 gene encoding receptor-like protein 9DC3, giving the protein MINQFHFSSGNMQHFPSFLNASKHLQVLDISNNQIHGSITKWEAEGLEGLGTLKLSMNFITSIEQIPGNYLSVLDLRYNSLQGSLPTPPQALGYFLISNNGLVGEIPSKICNLSFLYVLDLSMNKLGGTIPDCFGTFNDQLSMVVLRTVKLNGKQLEGSIPRFHGDIQNFNGTFSFSSLRVIDLSRNDFIGHIPPELFENSKSMKDIQVEKSGPVYMGGDYYQDSLIVTMKGLNFRLERILTSFTVIDFSSNHFKGSIPKELGELKSLIVLNFSHNSLAGNIPPSLGKMVALESLDLSSNKLQGKIPMQLTDLTFLGALNLSHNNLEGQIPLANHFDTFSNDSFNGNSRLCGFPLSKKCGNNQEPESPPSIVADEFETTLVWKIAAMGYGSGLVLGLSMGYIVFTTGRPRWLVKMIKQNPQKRRRINQNGRRKN; this is encoded by the exons ATGATAAATCAGTTTCATTTCTCTTCTGGCAACATGCAACATTTCCCAAGCTTCTTGAATGCATCCAAGCACTTGCAAGTTTTAGATATTTCTAATAACCAAATTCATGGTTCTATTACAAAATGGGAAGCCGAAGGATTGGAGGGCTTGGGCACTTTGAAGCTTTCTATGAACTTCATAACTAGCATAGAGCAAATTCCAGGGAACTATCTGTCTGTTCTGGACCTTCGCTACAATTCACTTCAAGGATCACTTCCAACTCCACCACAGGCATTAGGTTATTTCTTAATCTCAAACAATGGGTTGGTTGGAGAAATCCCTTCCAAGATTTGCaatttgagttttctttatgtacTTGACTTGTCCATGAACAAGTTGGGCGGAACTATTCCAGATTGTTTTGGGACTTTTAACGACCAGCTCTCAATGGTTGTTTTGAGAACAGTTAAACTCAATGGTAAACAACTTGAAGGATCAATTCCACG ATTCCATGGTgacatacaaaatttcaatggAACATTTTCCTTCAGCAGCCTTCGAGTGATTGATCTCTCTCGAAATGATTTTATTGGTCACATCCCACCTGAGTTATTTGAAAATTCAAAATCAATGAAAGATATTCAAGTAGAAAAAAGTGGTCCAGTGTACATGGGAGGAGATTATTATCAAGACTCTTTAATTGTAACAATGAAAGGGTTGAATTTCAGACTTGAGAGAATTTTAACTTCTTTCACAGTAATTGATTTTTCAAGCAACCATTTCAAGGGGTCGATTCCCAAAGAACTTGGAGAACTTAAGTCACTCATAGTGCTCAACTTCTCGCACAATAGCTTAGCAGGAAATATCCCACCATCACTTGGAAAAATGGTAGCACTTGAATCATTGGATCTGTCGTCAAACAAGCTTCAAGGAAAAATCCCAATGCAGTTAACTGACTTGACATTTCTTGGAGCATTGAATCTTTCTCATAATAATCTTGAGGGGCAAATACCATTAGCTAATCATTTCGATACTTTCTCAAATGATTCCTTCAATGGAAATTCTAGACTATGTGGATTTCCATTGTCAAAGAAATGTGGCAACAATCAGGAACCAGAATCACCTCCATCAATAGTTGCGGACGAATTTGAAACAACACTTGTTTGGAAAATTGCAGCAATGGGTTATGGAAGTGGACTAGTGCTTGGATTGAGTATGGGATACATAGTTTTCACAACTGGGAGACCCCGTTGGCTAGTGAAGATGATCAAGCAAAACCCACAAAAGAGAAGAAGGATCAATCAAAATGGAAGGAGAAAGAATTAG